One Thalassospira marina DNA window includes the following coding sequences:
- a CDS encoding response regulator translates to MSVDPNMPILIVDDYKTMLRIIRNLLRQLNFTNIEEATDGSMALRKLREKPFSLVISDWNMEPMTGLQLLKEVRADAKLKDLPFIMITAEAKTENVVMAKKAGVSNYIVKPFNAETLKGKLTTVLGDF, encoded by the coding sequence ATGTCCGTCGATCCCAATATGCCAATTCTGATTGTCGATGATTACAAAACCATGTTGCGTATCATCCGTAATCTTCTTCGTCAGTTGAACTTCACCAATATTGAAGAAGCAACCGATGGCAGCATGGCGTTGCGCAAGCTGCGTGAGAAGCCGTTCAGTCTGGTTATTTCCGACTGGAACATGGAGCCGATGACTGGCCTTCAGCTGCTGAAGGAAGTTCGCGCCGATGCAAAACTGAAGGACCTTCCCTTCATCATGATCACCGCCGAAGCCAAGACCGAAAACGTCGTCATGGCGAAAAAGGCCGGTGTATCAAACTACATCGTCAAGCCGTTCAATGCCGAAACCCTCAAGGGTAAGCTGACCACGGTTCTTGGTGATTTCTAA
- the flgF gene encoding flagellar basal-body rod protein FlgF, whose amino-acid sequence MENTSYIALSRQRVLRSKMDTITQNLANMDTNGYKQQNMMFTDWMAANKDAPFRGERKIALVQDIGQYRDTTVGNLERTERDFDVALSKPDMYFSIDTPNGVRYTRNGNFSLDPGGQLITSEGYPVLTDAGQPLFFGQADTRVTIAGDGTVSTDVGQVGKLAVSTFDNVQQLKPEGSSLYNTDQRPQAVESPGVVQGTLEKSNVNPIKAMVEMIDVLRTYQSVTKTVENENQRQRDMISKLGDVRA is encoded by the coding sequence ATGGAAAATACATCCTATATCGCACTGTCGCGCCAGCGTGTTCTGCGCAGCAAGATGGACACCATCACGCAGAACCTGGCGAACATGGATACCAACGGCTACAAACAGCAGAACATGATGTTTACCGACTGGATGGCAGCCAACAAGGACGCCCCTTTCCGCGGTGAACGCAAGATCGCACTGGTGCAGGATATCGGGCAGTATCGCGACACCACGGTTGGCAACCTTGAGCGGACCGAACGGGATTTTGACGTCGCACTGAGCAAACCCGACATGTATTTTTCCATCGATACGCCCAATGGCGTGCGCTACACGCGCAACGGCAATTTCTCGCTTGATCCCGGCGGGCAGCTTATCACATCCGAAGGCTACCCGGTGCTGACCGATGCGGGCCAGCCCCTGTTTTTCGGGCAGGCTGATACACGGGTAACCATTGCCGGTGATGGCACGGTTTCAACCGATGTGGGCCAGGTTGGCAAACTTGCGGTTTCGACCTTTGACAATGTCCAGCAGTTAAAGCCTGAGGGATCATCGCTTTATAACACCGACCAGCGGCCCCAGGCCGTTGAAAGCCCGGGTGTTGTGCAGGGAACGCTTGAAAAATCCAACGTCAATCCGATCAAGGCAATGGTCGAAATGATCGACGTTCTTCGCACCTATCAGTCGGTTACCAAAACCGTTGAAAACGAAAACCAGCGTCAGCGCGACATGATCAGCAAACTTGGCGATGTGCGCGCCTGA
- a CDS encoding DUF6468 domain-containing protein: protein MDFEFYLDLLMIVLLLATIIYALMLNRRLAAFRRNREEMEQFLSAFNAATERAEILIQSLKEMASQSGDALREDIERATGLHEDLSFMVDRGDAIANRLEKAASGANAARKGPAASAEPGFATGGNAGVGAKPPLDERNDRVGIETRAEELAARMVRDTEMKNSRNAYEGGATRNAPIEDRGPSLSAREDRRANILDDDDADQDAGRSEAERELLAALRSVR, encoded by the coding sequence ATGGATTTCGAGTTCTATCTCGATCTCCTGATGATTGTTTTGCTGTTGGCGACAATCATCTATGCGCTGATGCTTAATCGCAGGCTTGCTGCCTTTCGTCGCAATCGCGAGGAAATGGAGCAGTTCCTGTCGGCATTTAATGCCGCAACGGAACGCGCCGAGATTCTGATCCAGTCCTTGAAGGAAATGGCATCGCAAAGCGGGGACGCGTTGCGCGAGGATATCGAGCGGGCCACCGGCCTGCATGAGGACCTGTCCTTTATGGTTGACCGGGGCGATGCAATCGCCAATCGCCTGGAAAAGGCGGCAAGCGGCGCCAATGCCGCGCGCAAAGGCCCGGCAGCTTCTGCCGAGCCAGGCTTTGCCACAGGTGGTAACGCCGGTGTCGGGGCAAAGCCGCCGCTTGATGAACGTAATGATCGTGTCGGTATTGAAACCCGGGCCGAGGAACTTGCCGCCCGCATGGTGCGCGATACCGAAATGAAAAACAGCCGTAATGCCTATGAAGGTGGAGCCACCCGCAATGCGCCGATCGAAGATCGCGGGCCGTCGCTTTCCGCGCGTGAAGATCGCAGGGCAAATATCCTGGATGACGATGACGCCGATCAGGATGCCGGCCGGTCCGAAGCCGAACGGGAATTGCTTGCTGCGTTGCGATCGGTCAGATAA
- a CDS encoding MotE family protein: MSSLRILPLLILVSGLVLSLKVADVVSIWRDGGDVQEAAAVSMVQAARAQENPADAAGIAGEPGLDDPAAGDASTPAMDQEAAASGETPEDPPSFGGDPTLFTQEEIDLLQNLSARRAELDRREQRLDERESLITAAEARIDSKIAEMKRLQTTIAQLVEKKDEKDEDRIKKLITVYEKMKPKDAARIWNDLDMNILLQVAQGMREANTAAVLAEMTPDRARALTTELAYKRDLSTLPLTNP, from the coding sequence ATGTCTTCTTTGCGTATTTTGCCATTGCTGATTTTGGTGTCAGGGCTTGTCCTGTCGCTTAAGGTCGCTGATGTCGTGTCAATCTGGCGCGATGGCGGGGACGTGCAGGAAGCCGCCGCTGTCAGCATGGTGCAGGCCGCCCGCGCGCAGGAAAATCCTGCCGATGCCGCCGGTATTGCCGGTGAACCGGGCCTTGATGACCCGGCAGCAGGCGATGCATCCACCCCGGCGATGGACCAGGAAGCCGCTGCCAGTGGCGAAACCCCGGAAGACCCGCCCAGCTTTGGCGGGGACCCGACCCTGTTTACCCAGGAAGAAATTGACCTTCTGCAAAACCTGTCGGCCCGCCGGGCAGAGCTGGACCGCCGTGAACAGCGCCTTGATGAACGCGAAAGCCTGATCACGGCAGCCGAAGCCCGGATCGACAGCAAAATCGCCGAAATGAAACGGCTGCAAACAACCATTGCCCAGCTTGTTGAAAAGAAAGACGAAAAAGACGAAGACCGGATCAAGAAACTGATCACGGTTTATGAAAAAATGAAGCCAAAGGACGCCGCCCGGATCTGGAACGATCTGGATATGAATATCCTGCTGCAGGTCGCCCAGGGGATGCGCGAAGCCAACACCGCTGCTGTTCTGGCCGAAATGACGCCGGACCGCGCACGCGCACTGACAACGGAACTTGCCTATAAGCGCGATTTGAGCACGCTGCCATTGACAAATCCGTAA
- the fliM gene encoding flagellar motor switch protein FliM encodes MADEDDDDALAAEWEAMAGGGEDGDGGDDMAAEWESMLGEDGGEDEDLVGPGSARVLNQDEIDSLLGFDDGSGSGDQSGIQAIINSSMVAYERLPMLEVVFDRLVRMMSTSLRNFTSDNVEVSLDNILSLRFGDYLNSIPLPAMLGVFKAEEWDNYGLLTVDSALIYSIVDVLLGGRRGTAAMRIEGRPYTTIERNLVERMIHVVLGDLSAAFDPLSPVNFRFERLETNPRFATIARHANAAIVAKLRIDMEDRGGRLELLIPYATLEPVRELLLQMFMGEKFGRDSIWENHLANELWQTHVNLLAVLDEQVMSLGDVINLEVGNRMLLNTGPTSPVEVRCGDVALFRGLMGRKGDRIAIQVRERARKNKEETS; translated from the coding sequence ATGGCCGACGAAGATGATGATGATGCACTAGCCGCCGAATGGGAAGCCATGGCAGGCGGTGGCGAGGATGGCGACGGCGGCGATGATATGGCCGCCGAATGGGAATCCATGCTTGGCGAAGATGGCGGCGAGGACGAAGACCTTGTCGGCCCCGGCTCTGCGCGTGTTCTTAACCAGGACGAAATCGACAGCCTTCTGGGTTTTGACGATGGCAGCGGGTCGGGCGACCAGTCCGGTATCCAGGCGATCATCAATTCCTCAATGGTGGCTTACGAACGTCTGCCGATGCTCGAAGTGGTCTTTGACCGCCTTGTGCGTATGATGTCGACCTCGCTTCGTAACTTCACCTCGGACAACGTCGAAGTCTCGCTTGATAATATTCTGTCGCTGCGTTTTGGCGATTATCTGAACTCGATCCCGCTGCCGGCCATGCTGGGTGTGTTCAAGGCCGAGGAATGGGATAACTACGGCCTTCTTACCGTTGATTCCGCGCTGATCTATTCGATCGTGGACGTGTTGTTGGGCGGGCGCCGCGGTACGGCGGCTATGCGTATTGAAGGCCGCCCCTATACCACGATTGAACGCAATCTGGTCGAACGCATGATCCATGTGGTTCTGGGCGATCTTTCCGCCGCGTTTGACCCGTTAAGCCCGGTTAATTTCCGGTTTGAACGCCTGGAAACCAACCCGCGTTTTGCCACCATTGCCCGTCATGCCAACGCGGCCATTGTCGCTAAATTGCGTATCGATATGGAAGATCGCGGCGGGCGGCTGGAACTTCTGATCCCCTATGCAACGCTGGAGCCGGTTCGTGAATTGCTGCTCCAGATGTTCATGGGTGAAAAGTTCGGCCGTGACTCGATCTGGGAAAACCACCTTGCCAACGAGTTGTGGCAGACGCATGTTAACCTGCTGGCTGTTCTGGATGAACAGGTCATGTCGCTGGGCGATGTGATCAATCTGGAGGTAGGGAACCGGATGTTGCTCAATACCGGGCCAACATCACCGGTGGAAGTACGGTGCGGGGATGTCGCCCTGTTTCGTGGTCTGATGGGGCGAAAAGGGGACCGAATCGCCATTCAGGTGCGGGAACGGGCGCGGAAAAACAAGGAGGAAACCAGCTGA
- a CDS encoding flagellar basal body-associated FliL family protein encodes MGDDVDEIEEEGGGKGGSKKLLIVIVLLVLLLVGGAAAAYFTGLMQPVIDMVLGGDSQTTEEQAPDQSIEQAPGVPENVGFVDLPEILVNLNAGSGKQSYLKIRVSLEVADQLKVPEVEQMMPRIVDNFQVYLRELRPEDLAGSEGMFRLREELLIRVSAAAKPAKINDVLFKEMLVQ; translated from the coding sequence ATGGGTGACGACGTCGACGAAATTGAAGAAGAAGGCGGTGGCAAGGGCGGCAGTAAAAAGCTGCTGATTGTGATTGTCCTTTTGGTTCTGCTGCTGGTGGGGGGCGCTGCGGCGGCCTATTTCACCGGGTTGATGCAGCCGGTTATTGATATGGTGCTGGGTGGCGACAGCCAGACCACCGAAGAACAGGCACCTGACCAGTCGATTGAACAGGCGCCGGGTGTGCCCGAAAATGTCGGCTTTGTGGATCTGCCGGAAATTCTGGTCAACCTGAATGCCGGCAGCGGCAAGCAAAGCTATCTTAAAATCCGGGTCAGCCTGGAAGTGGCAGACCAGTTGAAGGTGCCCGAAGTTGAACAGATGATGCCGCGCATTGTCGACAATTTTCAGGTTTATCTTCGCGAATTGCGCCCGGAAGATCTTGCCGGGTCCGAAGGCATGTTCCGTCTGCGTGAAGAATTGCTGATCCGGGTAAGTGCGGCGGCAAAGCCAGCAAAAATTAACGACGTCCTGTTTAAGGAAATGCTGGTACAATAG
- a CDS encoding chemotaxis protein CheZ has product MSRDTAVDDSQLRDLLTQLKKRLEKGDLKIEEVSGLVESLAKYLPASTKTDNQDEKRLFGELDELSSIIRKMKSEIASLRPDDIKAEYIPNATDELDAIVDATAGATHEILDAMDSLEEFASTLPPEQAEIVTNATMRVYEACNFQDITGQRTTKVVKALKAIEERVEGLVTAFGAEIARYAAENPRKAKDQPSGDDALLNGPQLEGKGVSQADIDAMFN; this is encoded by the coding sequence TTGTCCCGTGATACCGCCGTGGATGATAGCCAACTACGTGATCTGCTGACGCAGCTTAAGAAACGCCTTGAAAAAGGCGATCTTAAGATCGAGGAAGTTTCCGGGCTGGTTGAAAGCCTTGCGAAATATCTTCCTGCCAGCACAAAGACCGACAATCAGGATGAAAAACGCCTGTTTGGCGAACTTGACGAGCTTTCCAGCATCATCCGCAAGATGAAATCGGAAATCGCGTCGCTGCGTCCTGATGACATCAAGGCCGAATACATCCCGAATGCGACTGACGAGCTTGATGCCATCGTTGATGCAACGGCAGGTGCCACGCACGAAATTCTTGATGCGATGGATTCACTTGAAGAATTTGCATCTACCCTGCCGCCCGAACAGGCCGAAATCGTGACCAATGCCACGATGCGCGTCTATGAAGCCTGCAATTTCCAGGACATCACCGGGCAGCGTACGACCAAGGTTGTCAAGGCACTGAAAGCCATTGAAGAACGGGTCGAGGGGCTGGTAACGGCATTTGGCGCGGAAATCGCACGTTATGCCGCGGAAAACCCCCGCAAGGCCAAGGACCAACCCAGTGGCGATGATGCCCTGCTTAATGGTCCGCAGCTTGAAGGCAAGGGTGTGTCGCAGGCCGATATTGATGCGATGTTTAATTGA